TAATGTACTTGGTATAAGACACTTTTTTTAAATATTTAACTGTTCAGAGTTGTTTAGTGTACAAGCGTACGCTAAAGTAGTCTCCTAAAATTTATTATCGGATTTCAGCTTATTATGGCTATGCCACAACAAAACTCATACAGTAAAGAAGATCTAGTAAAAGCAGGCACAGGGGAATTATTTGGTGAAGGTAATTCACAGCTTCCCTCTGATAACATGCTGATGATGGATCGCATAATTACCATCTCTGAAGAAGGTGGTGAAAATGGTAAAGGCTTCATCTTAGCCGAATTAGATATTACACCTGATCTATGGTTTTTTGATTGTCACTTTAAGGGTGACCCGGTAATGCCAGGTTGTTTAGGCTTAGATGCTATGTGGCAACTTGTTGGATTTTTCTTAGCTTGGACTGGTGGTCCAGGTAAAGGTCGTGCTTTAGGTGTAGGTGAAGTTAAATTTACCGGTCAGATATTACCGACAGCAAAGAAAGTTACTTTCAAAATAGACTTTAAGCGCGTTATCAAACGTAAACTATACATGGGTCTTGCTGACGGTAGTGTTAGTGTTGATGGTCGTGAAATATACACAGCTAAAGATCTTAAAGTAGGTTTATTCACTGATACAAGTAAGTTCTAAATTAACTTTGGCGTTATTTTAGTAAAGTATTAACTTACTGAAAAT
The DNA window shown above is from Colwellia psychrerythraea 34H and carries:
- the fabA gene encoding bifunctional 3-hydroxydecanoyl-ACP dehydratase/trans-2-decenoyl-ACP isomerase, with the translated sequence MPQQNSYSKEDLVKAGTGELFGEGNSQLPSDNMLMMDRIITISEEGGENGKGFILAELDITPDLWFFDCHFKGDPVMPGCLGLDAMWQLVGFFLAWTGGPGKGRALGVGEVKFTGQILPTAKKVTFKIDFKRVIKRKLYMGLADGSVSVDGREIYTAKDLKVGLFTDTSKF